From Triticum aestivum cultivar Chinese Spring chromosome 4A, IWGSC CS RefSeq v2.1, whole genome shotgun sequence, a single genomic window includes:
- the LOC123085353 gene encoding phosphatidylinositol 4-phosphate 5-kinase 2, with amino-acid sequence MPPQAAAASQQGERCRHGQLPRWHGDEALPFYVPLRKRLSVDGKSPAPRICIWECDGEAGDITCDIVAAPFRRSCSARMTVQPPAPFFRTMTPPPPRPHRVLEEEEQQQEARRPGKAIRKGHRSHGLMLNLQLGISYSVGKSSALPFKKLLASDFDPREKVWTRFPPEGSKLTPPHHSLDFRWKDYCPAVFRHLRKLFGVDPADYMLAICGNDTLRELASPGKSGSCFFITQDDRFMIKTVKKAEVKVLIRMLRSYYEHVRLHKSTLLTRFYGTHCIKQVGCPKVRFVIMGNFCCSEYKIHRRFDLKGSSHGRTIDKTERKIDETTTLKDLDLDYAFRLQRFWYEELMKQIQMDCIFLETQGIMDYSLLLGVHFRNDLSVSKIGLSQPIALPRSTGKRKSFEGGGNFCEQCFMETGCRERDLITESRRPFVQLGMNMPAQAERSSKRMLDKFLLNERHLFIAAPSGGPCDVYLFFGIIDILQDYDITKKLEHAYKSFQANPGRISAVDPKLYSRRFQDFIRRVFVKQQQ; translated from the exons AtgccgccgcaagccgccgccgcctcgcagcAGGGCGAGCGCTGCCGCCACGGCCAGCTCCCCCGCTGGCACGGCGACGAGGCACTGCCCTTCTACGTGCCGCTGCGCAAGCGCCTCTCCGTGGACGGCAAGTCCCCGGCGCCGCGGATATGCATCTGGGAGTGCGACGGCGAGGCCGGCGACATCACCTGCGACATCGTCGCCGCGCCCTTCCGCCGCAGCTGCAGCGCCCGGATGACGGTGCAGCCGCCGGCGCCCTTCTTCCGGACgatgacgccgccgccgccgaggccgcatagggtgctggaggaggaggagcagcagcaggaggcCAGGAGGCCCGGCAAGGCCATCCGCAAGGGCCACCGGAGCCACGGCCTCATGCTCAACCTGCAGCTCGGCATAAG TTACTCGGTGGGGAAGTCGTCGGCGCTGCCGTTCAAGAAGCTCCTGGCCTCGGACTTCGACCCGCGGGAGAAGGTCTGGACGCGGTTCCCGCCGGAAGGCTCCAAGCTCACGCCGCCGCATCACTCGCTCGATTTCCGGTGGAAGGACTACTGCCCTGCCGTCTTCAG GCACCTGAGGAAATTGTTTGGGGTTGACCCTGCGGACTACATGCTTGCAATCTGTGGCAACGACACGCTCCGGGAGCTGGCGTCCCCCGGGAAGAGCGGGAGCTGCTTCTTCATCACCCAGGACGATCGGTTCATGATTAAAACCGTGAAGAAGGCCGAAGTGAAG GTTCTTATTAGGATGTTGCGGAGTTACTATGAACACGTCCGTCTGCATAAGTCCACCTTGTTGACAAGATTCTATGGCACGCATTGCATTAAGCAAGTTGGATGTCCCAAG GTCCGGTTCGTTATAATGGGCAATTTTTGCTGCTCGGAGTATAAGATTCACAGGCGTTTTGATTTGAAAGGTTCCTCACATGGTCGGACCATCGACAAAACGGAGCGAAAGATTGATGAAACCACTACTCTGAAGGACCTCGATCTCGATTATGCATTTCGGTTGCAAAGATTTTGGTATGAGGAACTTATGAA GCAAATTCAGATGGACTGCATATTCTTAGAGACACAAGGAATTATGGACTACAGCCTATTGTTAGGAGTTCACTTTCGTAATGATTTGTCTGTGTCTAAGATAGGCCTCTCTCAGCCCATTGCTCTGCCAA GATCAACTggcaaaagaaaatcatttgaagGCGGAGGCAATTTTTGTGAGCAATGCTTTATGGAAACAGGATGCAGAGAGAGGGATTTGATCACAGAATCCCG GAGGCCATTTGTGCAGCTGGGCATGAACATGCCCGCCCAGGCGGAGCGCAGCTCGAAGAGAATGCTCGACAAGTTCCTTCTGAACGAGAGGCACCTGTTCATAGCCGCGCCGAGCGGGGGACCGTGTGATGTCTACCTCTTCTTCGGGATAATCGACATCCTACAAGACTACGACATAACCAAGAAGCTGGAGCACGCGTACAAGTCTTTCCAGGCCAACCCTGGCCGCATTTCTGCCGTGGATCCCAAGCTCTACTCGAGGAGGTTCCAAGATTTCATTCGCAGGGTGTTCGTGAAACAACAACAGTGA